A stretch of the Arvicola amphibius chromosome 8, mArvAmp1.2, whole genome shotgun sequence genome encodes the following:
- the LOC119821437 gene encoding C-X-C chemokine receptor type 2, protein MGEFNVENFNIEYFFSGDIENYNYSSDLPPILPDAAPCYSKNVEINRYAVVIIYVLVTLLSLVGNSLVMLVILYNRSSCSVTDVYLLNLAIADLLFALTLPVWAASKVNGWTFGIPMCKIFSFVKEVTFYSSVLLLACISMDRYLAIVHATSTLIQKRHLVKFVCITMWILSIFVSLPILILRSTVRANSLTLVCYEDAGNNTTKWRMVLRFLPQTFGFLLPLLIMLFCYGFTLRTLFKAHMGQKHRAMRVIFAVVLVFLLCWLPHNLVLFADTLMRTKQIQETCERREDIDRALNATEILGFLHSCLNPIIYAFIGQKFRYGLLKIMATHGLISKEFLAKEGRPSFAGSSSGNTSTTL, encoded by the coding sequence ATGGGAGAATTCAATGTGGAGAATTTCAATATTGAATATTTCTTCAGTGGCGATATCGAGAATTACAATTATAGCTCTGACCTGCCCCCCATTCTACCAGATGCTGCCCCATGCTACTCAAAGAATGTAGAAATCAACAGATATGCCGTAGTTATCATATATGTCCTGGTAACCCTGCTGAGCCTTGTGGGAAACTCCCTGGTGATGCTGGTCATCTTATACAACCGGAGTTCCTGCTCTGTCACTGACGTCTACCTGCTGAACCTCGCCATTGCCGACCTGCTCTTTGCTCTGACCTTGCCTGTCTGGGCTGCGTCCAAGGTAAATGGCTGGACTTTCGGCATACCCATGTGCAAGATATTCTCATTCGTGAAGGAAGTCACCTTCTACAGCAGTGTCCTGTTACTAGCCTGTATCAGCATGGACCGCTACCTGGCCATCGTTCATGCCACAAGCACACTGATCCAGAAGAGACATTTGGTCAAGTTTGTATGCATAACCATGTGGATACTGTCCATATTTGTGTCCCTGCCCATCTTAATTCTGCGTAGTACCGTTAGGGCAAACTCTTTAACGCTAGTCTGCTATGAAGACGCAGGTAACAACACAACCAAGTGGAGGATGGTATTGCGCTTCCTGCCTCAGACCTTTGGCTTCCTCCTGCCGCTGCTGATCATGCTGTTCTGCTACGGGTTCACACTGCGCACGCTCTTTAAGGCCCACATGGGGCAGAAGCACCGTGCCATGCGGGTCATTTTTGCTGTTGTGCTTGTCTTTCTGCTCTGCTGGCTGCCCCACAACCTGGTCCTGTTCGCAGACACCCTCATGAGGACCAAACAGATCCAGGAGACTTGTGAGCGCCGCGAAGACATTGACAGGGCCTTGAATGCTACCGAAATTCTTGGCTTCCTGCACAGCTGCCTTAACCCCATCATCTATGCATTTATTGGCCAGAAGTTTCGCTATGGACTCCTCAAGATCATGGCTACTCACGGCCTTATCAGCAAGGAGTTCTTGGCCAAGGAGGGCAGGCCTTCATTTGCTGGCTCATCTTCAGGGAACACCTCCACTACCCTCTAA